In bacterium, a single window of DNA contains:
- a CDS encoding T9SS type A sorting domain-containing protein, producing the protein MKTHWLLTLCLCWLLAFALGNGVLAQDQQELTQPKLPLEQLLNHDGTLNLERGFRGSVDPAGWQMTTGPNGEPRFVPANAAQQTAGMVQVMAATGDENWDDRFATPGPNGHVYAIAVNGSEVYAGGRFTSAGGVVANNIAKWDGTSWSPLGSGISGDVYAITVSGSEVYAGGDFGAAGGVLVNNIAKWDGTSWSALGGGMNSRVYAIAVSSSEVYAGGWFTKAGPVWASGIAKWNGTSWSGLGSGMSGDGSTFASGNVYAIVVSGSEVYAGGRFYTAGGVVANHIAKWDGTGWSALGSGMGSFGEVHAIAISGSEVYAGGWFTTAGGVPANHIAKWNGTSWSALGSGTNYYVFAIAVSGSQVYAGGMFTAAGGDPANHIAKWNGTSWSTLGSGMNSNVFSIAISNSEVYAAGYLTTGSNVVANDIAKWNGTNWSRLHASSQNGVNGVVNALAMNSSEAYAGGGFTTAGPVLADRIAEWDGTSWSALGSGMGEYYSSVDAIAVCGNEVYAGGQFFTTAGGVPANNIAKWNGTSWSALGSGIGSGTYFRVLGIAVSGSEVYAGGHFSTAGGVPANYIAKWNGTSWSALGSGMNGNVYAIVVSGGEVYAGGYFTTAGGIPANSIAKWNGTSWSALGDGMNGPVYAIAVSGSEVYAGGYFATAGGVAAKNIAKWDGTNWSTLGSGTNSTVRAIAVYGSEVYAGGYFTIAGEVPANRIAKWNGTSWSALGSGTNGGVHAIAVSGNHLYVGGSFTTAGGKPSSYFGRYVLNTPPTANAGPDQTVITATGSAQITLSGAGSSDPNNDPLTYTWKENGNVIAAESNSATSQVTLGVGIHDIELTVADGKGGTATDVVVITVKSAEDAISDLITTVTSLNIKDTDKGIKNAWLTKLGQIQAYLQNDEPKKAVSELNTFINQVTAQRGKAITETEAAALIAQAQAIIDAINMASAPKAAFSTAEITTLPKSYALEQNYPNPFNPVTTIQFSVPRDSPVRLKVYNTFGAEVATLVDQQVPAGTYKVNWDASSLASGFYLYRLEAKGFTQTKKLLLTK; encoded by the coding sequence ATGAAAACGCATTGGCTTTTGACGCTGTGTCTGTGCTGGCTCTTGGCATTTGCCCTGGGCAATGGCGTGCTGGCGCAAGACCAGCAAGAATTGACTCAACCCAAGTTGCCGCTGGAGCAGTTGCTCAACCACGACGGCACGCTCAATCTCGAACGCGGTTTCCGCGGCAGCGTGGATCCGGCAGGCTGGCAAATGACGACTGGCCCGAATGGCGAGCCGCGCTTTGTGCCTGCAAACGCTGCACAACAAACAGCCGGTATGGTCCAGGTCATGGCCGCAACTGGTGACGAGAACTGGGATGATCGATTCGCCACACCCGGGCCAAATGGCCATGTCTATGCCATCGCCGTGAACGGCAGCGAGGTGTATGCAGGAGGGCGGTTCACCTCAGCAGGAGGAGTTGTCGCAAACAATATTGCGAAATGGGACGGCACGAGTTGGTCGCCGCTGGGTAGCGGAATAAGTGGAGACGTCTATGCCATCACCGTCAGCGGCAGCGAGGTCTATGCGGGCGGCGACTTCGGCGCCGCGGGGGGAGTTCTGGTGAACAACATTGCGAAATGGGACGGCACGAGTTGGTCGGCGCTGGGTGGCGGAATGAATAGCAGAGTCTATGCAATCGCTGTCAGCAGCAGTGAGGTGTATGCGGGAGGTTGGTTCACGAAGGCAGGGCCTGTTTGGGCATCCGGCATTGCGAAATGGAATGGCACGAGTTGGTCGGGGCTGGGTAGCGGTATGAGTGGAGATGGCAGTACATTTGCTAGTGGAAACGTCTATGCCATCGTTGTCAGCGGCAGCGAGGTCTATGCGGGAGGCCGCTTCTACACAGCAGGGGGAGTTGTGGCAAATCACATTGCAAAATGGGACGGCACGGGTTGGTCCGCCCTGGGTAGCGGAATGGGGTCGTTCGGTGAGGTCCATGCCATTGCTATCAGTGGCAGCGAGGTGTATGCCGGAGGCTGGTTCACCACCGCTGGGGGAGTTCCGGCGAACCATATTGCGAAATGGAACGGCACGAGTTGGTCGGCGCTGGGTAGCGGAACGAATTATTATGTCTTTGCCATCGCTGTCAGCGGCAGCCAGGTCTATGCGGGTGGCATGTTCACGGCAGCGGGGGGAGATCCGGCGAACCATATTGCGAAATGGAACGGCACGAGTTGGTCGACGCTGGGCAGTGGAATGAACAGTAATGTTTTTTCCATCGCCATCAGCAATAGTGAGGTTTATGCAGCAGGTTACCTCACCACCGGAAGCAACGTTGTGGCAAACGATATCGCAAAATGGAACGGTACGAATTGGTCTAGGCTACATGCTTCAAGTCAAAATGGGGTCAATGGTGTTGTCAATGCCCTCGCCATGAACAGCAGCGAGGCGTATGCGGGAGGCGGGTTCACAACTGCAGGGCCAGTTCTGGCAGACCGTATTGCAGAATGGGATGGCACGAGTTGGTCGGCGTTGGGAAGCGGAATGGGCGAATACTATAGTTCCGTCGATGCCATCGCTGTGTGTGGCAACGAGGTGTATGCGGGAGGCCAGTTTTTCACGACAGCGGGTGGCGTTCCGGCAAACAATATTGCGAAATGGAACGGCACGAGTTGGTCGGCACTGGGAAGTGGAATCGGTAGTGGAACGTATTTCAGGGTACTGGGAATCGCTGTCAGTGGCAGCGAAGTGTATGCGGGAGGTCACTTCAGCACTGCGGGGGGAGTTCCGGCAAACTATATTGCGAAATGGAATGGCACAAGTTGGTCGGCGCTGGGTAGCGGAATGAATGGGAATGTCTATGCCATCGTTGTCAGCGGCGGCGAAGTGTATGCAGGAGGTTACTTCACCACTGCGGGAGGAATTCCAGCAAACAGTATTGCGAAATGGAACGGCACGAGTTGGTCGGCGCTGGGAGACGGAATGAATGGGCCTGTCTATGCCATCGCTGTCAGCGGCAGTGAGGTGTATGCGGGAGGTTACTTCGCCACAGCGGGGGGAGTTGCAGCGAAAAATATTGCCAAATGGGACGGCACGAATTGGTCTACCCTGGGAAGCGGAACGAATAGTACTGTCCGGGCTATCGCCGTTTACGGAAGCGAGGTGTATGCGGGAGGTTACTTCACAATCGCAGGGGAAGTCCCGGCAAACCGTATTGCCAAATGGAACGGCACGAGTTGGTCGGCGCTCGGTAGCGGAACGAATGGTGGTGTCCATGCCATTGCTGTGAGTGGCAACCATCTGTATGTGGGAGGCAGCTTCACCACCGCAGGCGGCAAACCCTCTTCATATTTTGGCAGGTATGTTTTGAACACGCCACCCACAGCCAATGCCGGACCAGATCAGACGGTCATTACCGCGACCGGTTCTGCTCAAATCACCCTCAGTGGCGCCGGTTCCAGCGATCCGAACAATGATCCACTTACCTATACTTGGAAAGAAAACGGCAACGTCATCGCCGCAGAAAGTAATAGCGCGACCTCGCAAGTCACTCTCGGCGTTGGCATTCATGATATCGAGTTGACCGTTGCCGATGGCAAAGGCGGAACAGCTACAGATGTTGTTGTTATCACAGTGAAGTCGGCAGAAGACGCCATCAGTGATCTGATCACAACGGTCACTTCATTGAACATCAAGGATACTGATAAAGGGATCAAGAATGCTTGGCTCACCAAATTGGGTCAAATCCAAGCATATCTGCAAAACGACGAGCCTAAAAAGGCGGTCTCCGAACTGAATACTTTCATCAACCAAGTCACCGCACAACGCGGCAAGGCGATCACGGAAACTGAGGCCGCTGCGCTGATTGCGCAAGCCCAGGCTATTATTGATGCCATCAACATGGCTTCCGCACCCAAGGCCGCTTTCAGTACTGCAGAAATCACGACTTTGCCAAAAAGTTATGCGCTCGAACAAAACTATCCCAACCCCTTCAATCCGGTGACGACGATCCAATTTTCCGTGCCGCGTGACAGTCCTGTTCGCCTGAAAGTGTACAACACATTCGGAGCAGAAGTCGCCACGCTCGTTGATCAGCAGGTCCCGGCAGGCACGTACAAAGTCAATTGGGACGCGAGCTCGCTGGCTTCCGGTTTCTATCTCTATCGTTTGGAAGCCAAGGGCTTTACGCAGACGAAGAAATTGCTTTTGACGAAGTGA